GGTCGAACATCTGCAAAAGTTGGAATCGAGTCGTGTTGATCGCATGAAGCACATGGTCGAACACCTCCAGTCCATCGGTTTCAAAATTAGCATCTCCGATGTTCAAGCTGCCGCTGGCGATAGTATTATTGGCAGCCCGCACATTGTTAAAGCCGTTCAAAAACATCCCGAAAATTTGGCTCTGGAAAAGGAATTACTAGCCAAAATGAAGGAACAGGCCAAAACTAGCGAGGATGTCAAAGCTAAGTTTGAGCAAATGGTGGAGGCGGGCATTGTCCAATATCCCTACCGGCTCTACATGAAGGCCTCCAGCTTTATACCCATGCCTCGGGCCGAATCCTACACCGCCTTGCTCTCACTCGAGGACAGCGTTGATTTGATTCACCAAGCCGGCGGGGTAGCAGTCCTAGCCCATTGGTACTTCCACACCACAATCTTCAAAGCCGCCAGGTTGGAAGAAGCCGTGGGAGCCGGCAAATTAGATGGCCTAGAAACCAGTACCGATAACACCACCTTCGATGGTGATGTGACGTCGGAAGTCGAAATGCTCCGAAGATTGATCGAAAAGTATCAATTAGCCGAAGTTATGGGCAGTGATTCGCATTCGGTCGAGGATCTAGCAGCTTTTGCCAAAGGCCCGAACGCCGAACTCTCAGTCGGCCATACCCAAAAAATTATTGATAAATTTAAGCCAAACCTGGAGTGGTCCAATTTCTAAGCGCGTCGTCATCGTTCACGGTTGGGCCGATGATCCAACCAAGGGCTGGATCCATTGGCTGGCACAGGAACTGGAGGCCCGAGACATCAAGGTCCAAGCCCCACACTTTACTGAACCACGATCACCAGAGCTAAAAGTCTGGATGGACCAGCTTCGCTCAGCTATCGGCCAGCCGGACCCAGGCCTGGTTCTGGTTGGACATTCCTTGGGGTGTACTATGGTGCTGAGGGCCGTTTCCGACTGGGCGCCCAGTGTGCGCATTGCCGGAATCGTACTAGTCGCTGGCATGGTGGAGCTCAAAGGCTGGAAACCACCAGCATTGTTTGTGCCACCGCTCGATTATGCCAAAATTCAGCAAATTGCTACCAAACGCATCTGCATTTATTCCGATGATGATGAGCGGGTCAAACCGGAGCTAACCAAAGCCATGGCTAAGTTGCTAAATGCCGAAGAGATTTTGGATCCTGGCAAAGGTCATTTTGCCGGGCTGCATGGCTGTAGTGAACTGCCCAGCGCCCTGCAAGCCGTCTTGAGCTGTTATAAAAATTAGATTCCTCACCCCTAAAAAATGAAATGAGCGGTCACGCGTGGCATGACCGCTCAAGAGGGGATTTTCATCAGGGCCCTCATCCCTTCTCCTTTCAAATCAGGAGGCAGGGCGCCTCAACGACTTGGGTGGGAACCGCTTTCGCAACTCGCCTAGCATCTCGTCGGTGATTGTGTCACCGGCAAAGACCTGTGCGAGCCTCCGCTCTTCTTCAACCAGTGCCGTCAATTGAGCATGACGGCCTACCAGAATTGGAGCAAAGAGCCAGTCGATTGGACTGACATCCCGGTCTGCTGGGTTACCAACTAGTTCCACCTGGACGTCTGGGTACCCATCGAGTCCTACCTGCCTGAGACGTTGTTTGACCACGGCCCAATCGCCTTCGGCGATGTTAAGCTCGAGATACAACAAATCAATCTCATCAAGTAGTTCTCGCATTCTGAGTTTCCTTTTCACTTCACCTCCTCCCATAACAAGTAGAGAGAGTGACTAGACAACTATACTATACTTAGTGTACTTAGTCAATATCTTCATCCGATAATCTGATACAATACCCACATGGATGAGGTCGCCGAAGTAAAGCATCGTCTGGGTGTCGCCGAAGTAGTAGGGGGCTATTTGCCTCTCAAGCAGGCTGGTCGCAACCTCAAAGCCAGCTGCCCGTTCCATAATGAAAAAACAGCTAGCTTTATGGTTAGCCCCGAAAAGGGCATTTGGCACTGTTTTGGCTGCGGGCAAGGCGGCGATATCTTCAAGTTCGTCATGATGATGGACGGATTGGAGTTTCGCCCGGCTCTGGAAAAATTGGCCGAACGAGCCGGCGTTGAATTAAAGCAACGAGGTTCGCCCGAAATTACTAAACTCAAAAAGCGCCTCAGCGAAGCTCACCAGCTGGCGGCCAAATACTACCAGGCTACACTGGTGAAGAATAAAAGTGCCTTTAATTACTTGATTAAAGATCGCAGGCTGAATAAGTCTAGCATTAATGATTTCCAGATTGGCTACGCACCAGAGAATTATGAGGCCTTATCCAAATTCCTAATCAGCCGGGGCTTCACCAAAGACGAGCTGACCAAGGGTAGTTTGGCTGGCACAAGTTCGCGCGACGATAGCATTTATGACCTGTTTAGAGGTCGCATCATGTTCCCGATATCAGACGCTAGCGGCAAGGTTGTGGCTTTCACGGGCCGGGTTTTGGATCCAGCCAAAAACCCCAAATACTACAACTCGCAACAAACTCTGATTTACGATAAGGGCCGCAGCGTCTATGGCTTGCATCTGGCCAAAGAGGCCATTAGGGAGGCTGATTTGGCCGTGCTTGTCGAAGGCAACATGGATGTGGTGGCTAGCCATCAGGCTGGTATCCGCAACGTGGTGGCAGCTAGCGGGACGGCGCTAACCAGCGATCAGCTCAAAGCCTTGAGCCACTTTAGTAAAAACGTGGCTCTGGCCTTTGATCAAGATGTGGCCGGTATTAAAGCCACTGAGCGGGCCATTGAACTGGCTCAACAACTGGGCTTAACCTTGAAAGTCATCGAGTTTAGCGCTAAAGACCCGGACGAACTAATTGCCAAGAGCCCTGATCTTTGGGCTAGTGCTATCAAAAGCGCTAAATACGCTATCGACTACCTCTTCGACCGCTTGGCCCGCGAATACGATCTAACCAGTGCCGTTGGCAAGCGTCAGTACAGCGATCGCCTGGCCGCTAACCTCAGGCGCCTTTCAGATCCCGTCGAGCGCGAACACTACCTCAAATTACTGGCTGAGCGGGTTGGTACCTCGCTTGAGAGCGTCAAGCAAAAGGTCGATCAGTCGCCTGCGAGCGCCTTAGAGCCGGCCGAGGCTGCCATCAAAACCAAACCAATTGACGCCCAAACGGCACTGGAAGTGGCGGTGCTGGCCATAAATTTAGCTCACCCGCGGGTGCGCATGAGCTTGGACGATTTAGAGAATCAAGACTTTGTTCAACCGGAGCACCAAGAAATCCTAGCGGGACTAAAAAAGTTGGGTAAATCTGGTGGTGGAGAGGCCCTGATTAAGCTATTGCCCGAGCAGGCCGATTATGTTAAAATCTTGGAATTAAAGGGCGAGCAGGAATACGCTGATCTCGCACCTGCAGATTGCAGCTTGGAGGCTTTCACGCTGGTTAGAAATCTGCGAATCGGCTCTAATAAACGGCAAAAAATTGAAGTATCCAAACAGCTACGTGAGGCCGAGCAAACCGGCAACGCGGAGCTTGTGCGCACGCTAACACGTCAATTTCAAGCCCTAATGACGGAGGAATTATAGTGCCTAGGAAAGCACCCGCCCCCAAGCCAGAGGAGGAAGAACACACTTATTCGCCCGAAATCGAACGCCTAATTGCCAAAGGCAAGGAGCAAGGCTACGTTACCCAGCAGGAAATTTCGGCGGCGATTCCGGATGTGGAAGACAATCTGGAAGAACTTGACGATCTTTATTCAGCTCTAACCGAAAACAGTATTGATGTCACCGACCAGAAAGACCGCTTGATCTGGGATACGCCGGATGTTGAAGAGGAAGTTAAAGAAAGCAATGATGACTACATCAAAGACATCGCCGATGACTCCGTGCGCCTGTACCTGCGCGAAATCGGCAAAATCCCGCTGCTAACTGGTGAAGAGGAAGTCATGCTGGCTAAACGCATCGAGGCTGGTGATAAAACCGCCAAGGATCAAATGGCCGAAGCCAACATGCGTTTGGTGGTTAGTATCGCCAAAAAATATATTGGCCGCGGGCTGGACTTGCTCGATCTAATTCAAGAAGGTAACACGGGGCTATTACGCGCCGTTGAGAAGTTCGACTACACCAAAGGTTACAAATTTTCGACCTACGCCACCTGGTGGATCCGACAGGCCATCACCCGTGCCATTGCCGATCAGGCCCGCACCATTCGCATCCCGGTCCACATGGTTGAAACCATCAACAAATTGATTCGCACCCAACGCCGCCTGGTCCAAGAATTGGGCCGTGAACCACTGCCGGAAGAAATTGCGGCTGAGATGGAAATGGAAGTTGAAAAGGTCAATCACATCTTAAAAATCAAGCAAGACATTGTTTCGTTAGAAGCCCCAGTGGGGGAGGAGGAAGACTCAAGGCTTGGTGATTTCATCGAGGACGAAGACCAAAAGACCCCTCTGGAAAACGCTACCGAGCAGCTGCTCAAGGAGCAAATCAATGAAGTTTTGGCGCTCTTAACACCTCGCGAACAAAAAATCCTACGCATGCGCTTTGGGCTAGAAGACGGCCGCAGTCACACATTGGAAGAAGTCGGCCAAGAGTTCGGCGTTACCCGCGAACGCATTCGGCAGATCGAAGCCAAGGCCTTAGCTAAATTACGCAAGCATCGAGAATCCAAAAAGCTCAAAGACTATTTACGTTAAACGATTGTCATTACGAGATCGCCTTGTCGATCGTGGCAATCTCCTTGTCATTCCGACCGAAGTGGAGGAATCTATTTGAGAACCACAAACAGATCTCTCGACTAGGCTCGAGATGACAGCCAAAGCAGCCCGAAAGGGCTGTTTTTGGTTAAGCTTGTATCTGGAGCGGATTACTGCTTTGATTTGTACCATGCCGACGAAGGGAACTTCGTGGAGAACCGTGAAATTAAAGAGCTAGTGCTCGATGCGATTGCCGATCAGGAGAGGAAGGCAGATCCAAGAACCAGGTTTCATTTCTTGGAGGCGTACATAGAGCGAATTCTCGGATCAAAAGCTCCGGGGCACCGCCAAATCAGTAGAGCACTGGTTGAGCTGAGGAAGCAGGGCCGGATCGAGTCTGATGGTTCGGGATTTGGTACCGCATACCACCTGACGCCGGCTGAACGCTGGCGGCGCGGTTTAGCCAGGGACCCATATGGCAAGTCAGAGCTCTTCTGGCAAGGCTACTCGAAACGAAGCATGATTCAAGTCGTTTTTGATGCCATGCTTCGCTTGCATCAAGCCGGGGTAACCGAGCCTGATGCTGATGCGATTTCGGTCGAAACAAAAACCAGCAACGAGCATGGGATCGCACTGCCAGCCTATCTTGTTGAGAGGGTGCTGAGAGATGTTTCCGTTCTATATGTCGTACGGCATCGCTCAACCTACAGCCTGACCGAAGTAGTTATTTGGAAGTATTTCGGCCAATAGCCCGTGAGTTTAACAACTTGCGGGCTTAAATCTTTTATAAAGCGCTTAGCGTTAAAAGTGTCAATTACGATTAAGGCTTGCATAAGCCCAAATCATTTGTTACTATGATCGGGATTGTACGTATCAGGTCGAACAAAGGAGTCTTCAAACCGCACCTACTCCCCAAAACGAACTTGGTTGATCGTCTGCACCTCGTAAGGTCCCCTGAGGGCCCGAAGCGCATCATGACGATGTAAGACGCTTCGCGAGTAGACTGGCAAGGCGATTGACCGCATCCCATACCTGCCTAGGAGGAACTATGTTCCGAGCAGAAAAGGCCAAGATGCGGCAATCATCGAGTACAGCCGTACTTGCGCGGTCCGCGACCAGCGGACTGAAGTTTGGAGCCCTGGGCCTTGGCCTGGCGTTCCTTGTAATGTCGGTATTGTTCCTGCATTCGCCCCAAAGCCGGGGACTGAGTGTCGAAACTAAGCCGGCTGCTACAACCGAATCCGCCCCACAAGTCCAACCTGTTAACGTCATGGCTGTGGCCAACGCCGCCGCTCAGCGTTACAAAACCCAGCAGGTCCAGATTTGGCTGTGGGCGGCCAACCCCGAGGTTCAAAACCACCAACTGCTCGAAAGTCTCAAGGGCCCATCGCCATGGGATGGCGTGGCCAGGTGTGAGGAGCAGGGCAATTGGCACTTCCAAGGGCTGATCTTTGGCGGCGGCCTTGGTATGAACAATCGTGGGTACAAGGCCTTCGTTCATGGTCTGACGCCCAGCGGCGAAAGGCGATGGAGCGATCTGGTCGCCCAGTTCCGATATCCCGAGCTACCCGGTCTAGCCAGCCGCGAGCAGCAGCTAGTAGTGGCTGAGCGTTGGAAGACCTGGAATCACGGAACGGCGACTGGCGCATGGGGCTGTGCCCCCTATTACGGCGCCTAAATGTAATGGGCCCGGAGGGATTTCCTCCGGGCCTAAACCTTTGAATTATTATCCGGCGTCAAAAGATCGAACCCGCGCACCACAGTTTCGGCAGTGAACATCTCCATCGTGCCACATCGCGTCGTAATTGCGGACCTCTTGATCAAGCGAACCGCAATCTGGACAGGGGCTGTTCAGGTAGAGTGAGTAGTACTCTCGCATGTACTCACTGGTGTCGGTTGTGCGACCAGCACCTTTCCATGGGTCGTTGCCGGGCAGCGGGAAGGTAGGCCAGAGTCTGGCACTAGTGTTATCACACATATGGCAGAAGGCTCCAAGCGGCCACTGAGTGCATCGCCCGGGGGAGTAATCATCCAACTCTCCCTCCACGTAGCGCAGGGCGTTCAATTGACGGGTGTTCAGTTGGATGCCGTATTCTTCCAGCTTGCGATCGCGGAACTCCTTCCGAGCAGCTTTACCGGCTAGGTCTGGGTTCAGAACGAACTTGCCTTCAGCATCCAAATACCCGCGCCATGGCTTTTCGATGTCATGGAGAAAGAGTACCTCCAGTGCCGCGCTCAGACTGAACTGCAGTGCCCGGGCATTGTTGAGCGTTTTGAACAGAATCACCGCCAAGTTCATGACCTCGGTGACATGATCCCAGTATCCACCCGGCCAGGCCTGGTGGTTGTGGGAAGATCCGGCCGCTTGGCGAAAGAGGGGACTGTGGTCAGCCAAAATCTGACAATACAGTGCCCGCCTGGTCTCATCAATCATGCTGATGAGTTCTTCCATTTGCAGATAGCCTGGCAATTTTGCTCCTGACGTCGGTTTTTCAAGGTAGATAGCGGTACTAAAAGAGCACCAGTCTTAGACTCGTGCCTGATCGAGTACCTCCCATCCATCCACCGCCGAAGCGGTTGTATTCAACTATCATTATGGTACTAAAATTTGCTCCGCATGCCTAGGCTGCCCCGAGAATCAGGTATACTAATCGTATGGCTAAAAAAGATAAATTAGTCTTAGTTGACGGTAGTGCGGTCTTTCACCGGGCCTATCATGCTATTCCACACTTGACCAATTCTAAAGGCGAGCCGACTAACGCGGTTTACGGTTTTACCATGATGCTGCTCAAAGTCTTGAGCGATCTCAAACCAACCTATGCCATTGTGGCTTGGGATAAATCCAGCAAAACCTTCCGCAAAGATATGTATAAAGAGTACAAGGCCAACCGCGTCAAACAACC
This genomic stretch from Candidatus Saccharimonadales bacterium harbors:
- the dnaG gene encoding DNA primase, encoding MDEVAEVKHRLGVAEVVGGYLPLKQAGRNLKASCPFHNEKTASFMVSPEKGIWHCFGCGQGGDIFKFVMMMDGLEFRPALEKLAERAGVELKQRGSPEITKLKKRLSEAHQLAAKYYQATLVKNKSAFNYLIKDRRLNKSSINDFQIGYAPENYEALSKFLISRGFTKDELTKGSLAGTSSRDDSIYDLFRGRIMFPISDASGKVVAFTGRVLDPAKNPKYYNSQQTLIYDKGRSVYGLHLAKEAIREADLAVLVEGNMDVVASHQAGIRNVVAASGTALTSDQLKALSHFSKNVALAFDQDVAGIKATERAIELAQQLGLTLKVIEFSAKDPDELIAKSPDLWASAIKSAKYAIDYLFDRLAREYDLTSAVGKRQYSDRLAANLRRLSDPVEREHYLKLLAERVGTSLESVKQKVDQSPASALEPAEAAIKTKPIDAQTALEVAVLAINLAHPRVRMSLDDLENQDFVQPEHQEILAGLKKLGKSGGGEALIKLLPEQADYVKILELKGEQEYADLAPADCSLEAFTLVRNLRIGSNKRQKIEVSKQLREAEQTGNAELVRTLTRQFQALMTEEL
- a CDS encoding alpha/beta fold hydrolase, whose translation is MINLSQTWSGPISKRVVIVHGWADDPTKGWIHWLAQELEARDIKVQAPHFTEPRSPELKVWMDQLRSAIGQPDPGLVLVGHSLGCTMVLRAVSDWAPSVRIAGIVLVAGMVELKGWKPPALFVPPLDYAKIQQIATKRICIYSDDDERVKPELTKAMAKLLNAEEILDPGKGHFAGLHGCSELPSALQAVLSCYKN
- the rpoD gene encoding RNA polymerase sigma factor RpoD, producing MPRKAPAPKPEEEEHTYSPEIERLIAKGKEQGYVTQQEISAAIPDVEDNLEELDDLYSALTENSIDVTDQKDRLIWDTPDVEEEVKESNDDYIKDIADDSVRLYLREIGKIPLLTGEEEVMLAKRIEAGDKTAKDQMAEANMRLVVSIAKKYIGRGLDLLDLIQEGNTGLLRAVEKFDYTKGYKFSTYATWWIRQAITRAIADQARTIRIPVHMVETINKLIRTQRRLVQELGREPLPEEIAAEMEMEVEKVNHILKIKQDIVSLEAPVGEEEDSRLGDFIEDEDQKTPLENATEQLLKEQINEVLALLTPREQKILRMRFGLEDGRSHTLEEVGQEFGVTRERIRQIEAKALAKLRKHRESKKLKDYLR